A region of the Silene latifolia isolate original U9 population chromosome 9, ASM4854445v1, whole genome shotgun sequence genome:
TTTTTTTACTTTTTGAGATTACTTGTTCAATTGTTTCAAAACTGCAAAGGTAGTGTAAACATTAAAGACTgtttattgttaatatatatccCGCGCAATGTATGCGCGAtatatataatttttatttttttgagcgtattatttatattttttaaatctGCATCTCAttaacatttaatatttcttccattgtattttgatatgaaacagaAAAATTTGAAATAGAAAACTAATCAAAGAGAATTAAGTTAAGTTGtaatttttttaatgaatttGTTTTTTGTCACGAAACTAATAGTAAGTATGTGTTAAGTTATTctgtaaaataataattattgcattactaaTTTTTTTACAACTTATAGCTATAGTTTAATACCgcgtttattttattgaaaaactCATAATTGtgaatttaattaaaagattagagtttaaatataaaatatatacctACAACATGTACTATACCCTACCCTATAATTAATCTTGGGTTAGTTTTAACCCATTTTAACAGACTATGGTTTTATATGACCCGTGTTACTCTTAAGCGAAATACCTTTATTTTAAGGGAGACTTATTGAGAAAAAAGATTGTATATCAGATGTACTACCTCACACTTAATGAGTTATtaatttttgtgtatttttttttttttgagttctatagactttataaattacattttagttttatgacgtcaaaaatcaaatttttttgagTTTATATGTGATTTTTTTGAGCTATAATGTAACTTGTTGAGATTAATGTTTAAAtaaatgaactcaaaaactttataataaaactcaaacatttaaaattaaaactcaaaaacttaaTTTTAATGCTCAAAAATTATACCATCTGATGTcaaatgtataatccacttagTGGAAACTTATTATATTATGAAACAAATGTAAGAAAATGATggttgcctttttttttttttttgatacaaCAAAAAAGAAATAATCCAATTGTGAGCGAGTCCAGTCTAGTTTGGAAAACGGATCAATTGGGTCAGGTTCGGGTCAGATTAATTTCTGGTCGAGTTATTTCGGGTCTCTAGACTTTGGGTCGGGTCGGGCCGGACCGGATTTTGGGATGGGTCAATTATTATCAAGTGTGCAACAACAAATATTCGGGTCGGATTATattgggtcgggtcaattcagGTGCAGATCAAGTTCGAGTCTTGAGTTCGGGTGTCGGGTGAAGTTATTCGTGTCTGTCACCTTTGTTGGGTCTATCAGAATGAAAAGTGGGTTTGCTATGATAAGGGCCAAGCCATTTGGTGTACCCTATAAACGCAAAAGAATGGCCCAAGAAAAGAGATGTATAATATAAAGTCCCTATATAAACCCTAAAACCTAATCGTAACTCATTTGACTATTTTGCGCCTCCACTCCACTCTCTCATCAGCTTAATCTTCAAGGTTTGTTCTATTTTTCTCtttgttgtttgttaatcataCAACTATCTCTCCAAACATTTTGATTCGAtttattatcattgttattgCAATCGCAAAATTGTTTGCTTTCTGTTGGTACCCAAAGTTTGAAATGTACCATTTTAATTTAAGAATTAAATGCTTGTGAAATTTTATTTGAATCAATTTTAGTTTTTAATGTATTTGTGAAATTGGTCGAGGTAAAATCATCAAAGATTAAATATTTCTGAATAGATGATTAAGTAGTGTTTATATTTGGGATAATAGATTCTAATGTGGGATTGAGTTCCAAAATAGTTAATTATTCCCTCCGATTCTTAGGAATTGCTCCATtagattaaaatactcctcacaaagAATCCGAGGTAGTATTGTTTTTGTAAAGTTGATTTAGTTATATGGTACTGGGAAATGGATTTGATAGGGGGAAGAAATTGCTTAGTATGTTCACATGTCAACAATAATAACCATGATTTTCTTGACCCGCTTTCGCCATTTCTCCAACCTCTTATCTTAGCTTTGCCCCGATTGCTATCCTCTTAACAGTATTCACTTCATCCTTCACTTTCTACAGAAATAATTTTATTTATACAGAAATAATTATACTCCTATTTATGTCGATGCTTTAATAGTTCGAAAACGTTTTTATGCTATAAATCTAATGATAGTTTCGTCGGgagtatttttaatttatttatttatttatgtcgAACACACCGTTGAATAAGAAAGGCGGAAGTAATAAAGCACCATTTACTATCTACGCTCAGTCACACTCACACAACATTACCCACAagtttgctatttttaatgtgaTAATTGTTGATTGAAAACGATTACGATAAAGACACTGTGATTGAATGCGTATTTGTTTTTGGTACTATTGAAGTTGGTGATTATCATCTTGATTGTTAATATATTAGTGTTTTTCCTTTGCAGGATAAAACAAAATTTGCATCATTTAACAAAATGTCTGGGTAAGTATACATGCTCTGTTTGAACTACTAATATGTGATGCCTATCTCTCAGTTAGTTGTATTATCCATTGTTTTGTGTATTTTATGTTGTATCCTTTTCTCGGTAAAATTTTTAAGGACTGACACTTCACATTGTGTCTTATATTTCAAATATGTGTTATAATTTATAAATACTTTTCTTTATCTCCTTAACTGGCCTTAGTTTAAAAATCAAACTTAGGCACTAACAAAAACATGTCTATGAGCCTTATTTACCAGCCCAGCTAGTAAGGCGTGCTGTTTAGCAATTTTTATATCGTTTTCATCTTTGTGTCATTTCCCTAGCTCTATTATGCCTGACATTACTTTTCACATGGTATCCTCCTTGAATACAAGTGCTGCTCAAGGGCATGAGGCATATGTTCCTCGTTGCGCTTTTCACCTGTGTGCCTTTGCTCCTTCAGAACCAAAAATAATCTGCTTGTCATTTGCATATGCTCGACTAAGATAGCTGGTTCTATATAGACTCTTATTTATCTTTTTCTTTTGCCTTCAGTGAGGAGcctgttgttgctgctgttgagAACCCCTCTCCATTGGGGGAGACAATGGATTTGATGACTGCCCTTCAGCTTGTACTGAAGAAGTCCATGGCTCATGGAGGCCTTGCTCGTGGGCTCCATGAAGGTGCTAAGGCAATTGAGAAACATGGAGCTCATCTGTGTTTGTTGGCTGAGGACTGTGACCAACCTGACTATGTTAAATTGGTCAAAGCTCTTTGCTCTGAGCACAATGTGAACTTGCTCACTGTACCTAGTGCCAAAACCTTGGGCGAGTGGGCTGGTGTAAGTTATCCTTCTCGACATTTAGCTTCTTTTCAGTATGGTTGATTGTTGTCGGTGAATCTCTTCTTATTTGTTGTTGCTGTTTGGTAAGCCTTCCTGTTGATCTTAGATACTCTGCCAACTTTTTCATTTGTCGCACATTTGTTGTTGCATTCCAGTGTAGCGATCAGTTTCACGGGGCTACCAAGGATATCTTAGGATTTTGGAGTGGTGTTTTATATTTTAAGTATTAGACGTTTTATGCTCGACGTATGTGTAGTCTAATTGTTGACTATTGGGTTTGCCTCATTTCGGCCAGtaatgaaaaagaaaataatttGCAGAGGATAAGTTGGTTGTTTCCTCTACACTTCAAAGCTTTGATTTTATCTAGTGTGGCTCATTATAGGATATTGTATGTCTAAATTTATTGCTGTAGCACATTCAATGACTACATTTTGCATGCTTACGCAGTTGTGCAAGATTGACTCGGAGGGCAATGCCAGGAAAGTTGTGGGATGCTCATGTGTGGTCGTCAAGGTGAATATCTTACATAACATTTGTTCTTAAGAGCACACATTTTCTTGAAGTTTGATAACATTTATCTTTTCGTTTGTTTGGCTATTAGACAAATAAAATTTTACAAGTTCTCTGATGTTTATTATATCTGTTGGGATGTTTAGGACTACGGCGAGGAGAGTGAAGGGCTCAATGTGGTTCAGCAACATATCAAGTCTCACTAAGATGCAGACTTATGATTTGCTATCTGATGTTAGATCAATGTTTAGATCTCGTTTTTGTATTAGAATTCCAACTTCTTTGGGGAAGTTAGCATTTTGATCGTTTGTGTGGCTCATGCATTTGAAGGAAATGACATTTTTGTTGTTGCACTTCAGTGTGTCCAATTGATTTCTTACAAGTTTGCTGTTTCCTGCACGTCAATTACCCCTATTTTACATGGGAATTTTAGTTATGAGTCTTCCTTGACTTGCTATTGCCCTAATTTGGCCTGATTCAACCCATAGCCATATCATACTCTGCTCATTAGAAcatcttttatttctttttctagaACTACAATCTTGATTTTTACCTAAACAAAGATTTGACTTTATGTGTTCTCCACTTTAGCCTAGGAGAACTATATTTAGTCCTAAATCTTAAGATCAAAGGTTTAAATCAAGAATCGTAAAAGAGAACATTTTTTGAGATCTAATTTCTTTTAAAgatgagaaaattgttgattaccgCTTTTTATAAAtcattttttaaaaattacagccttatacatttttttgaaaattacatctaGAATTTTATTTCTGATAATAAATTACAGCCAAAACATTAACTCCGGTGGACAATTGACCttaatttgaatttttgtcacTTAAGTTCATTTTTTATGATGAAAATACCCTTATCCTCCTTTATAATCCCTCAATGTTCATCTCCTTTTTCAAATTTCACTCCTTCAGATTTCACAACTTCATCTCTCTAATTCTTCATTTGAAATTTCTTCAACAATATTACCTaatcatttcaatttaattctacCCTATTTCAATTTGCTCTCTTTTATACGAAATTGAATTCACTTATTTCTATTATATACGAAATTTCTACCCTATTTCCATTCTTCATTTCTCTTTTATACCTTCTAAAtcaattttccccaaattgaaattaattagggttctttagttttcGTAATTGATTGAATAATTTTTCCCTTGTTCTCATAGACCCAACATAAAATCTGAGCGAATTGATGATGCTGAGTTGACACTGTCGGTATCGTCGCTATCCACCATTGTTGCTGAATTCTTTCTAGTTGAAAATAAGGAAAAAAAGCTTACGTTTCCCCATGGATGCAGGAATAATTAATTCTTAAATTCTACTTATTAAGAGGCGGAGAATAAATTAAAAGCGCCAAAAATAGAAAAATCTGAGAAATTGGGgaaaataaaaacaatagaaGAATAATACTTAATTAAACCGCTGATTGAATGCGAAGGACATGAAGTAGCTAGAAGGATTAATAATCGGGAATAATTCAAGGCAGGAAATATCCATTAAAATTAGAAGAATTTGGGAAAAATTGATTGACAAGAGGACAATTTTGGGGAAGAACAAGCATTTGTGAAGAAAGGGTAGTTCGGTTACTTTTTAACAAATTTCACCGGAAACAGCACCGTGGTGCAATTTTGGAAGAAAAGTAAAATTTTGGATGtagttttttaaaaaaattataaaagttgtaattttcaaaaagtggtttataaaaggctgtaatcaacaattttctctttaaAGATTGTAGCAATGTTAATCATTGTGTTAAAAATGTTGTTTTGCTAGAGTGCTTTCAGAGTTTCACCTTCTGATACCAATAATGGTTCAGATGTGACATGCCCAAATTGGATGGTGTGATCTTTTATTGAAGGATTGAAATGACTACATTCAATTCCTATCTTTTGATTTATGAGGTTGATGAATTCTTTCCTTTTGTCGGTCAAAATGAGGGTTTTCAGAAGTAGTTTTTCAGCATCTTTAATGGCTACcctttgttttcgtttttttttttttttttttgggttttttaaatATTACTACTTTCAATTGAAAGCTCTTATCCGCGAGGATGTTATAGGTTGACCTAGTTTCCttaccttttaaaaaaaaaaaaaatactccgcCATTCGAATTACGCTATGGCACTAGTAAATTCAAGACAATTTTCGAATGAGGCGACCCTGGAATTAAcgagtcgggtcgggtcgggtcatgtAAGAATTTGACAGGTCTAAATTCCTAACTGTAGAGTACCCTGTTTATACAAGTGATAGAAAAggcaagtttaaaaaaaaaaaaatttattgggAAAATTGTAAGAAGGTTAggttaattttgttaaatttGCCAAAAGAAGAGAACTCCGACAGTAAATAGCGGAGAACCACAAAAGGACTGAACGGCTCGTGTATACAAGTATAGTGGACTTCAACAATTCAATTGATACAGTCAATGACTTCAATTATTTGCTTATTCGTATAGTGGTCACTAGATTCGTAAGTCAATTCTGTATTTAGTACCATATAACCGAGTAATCCGACCCAATCTCTAATATGGGTCAAATTTAATTACTCGATCTGAAATGGGCGCGAAATATAGGCTCAATGCCGTCATCATTCCATTCTAGACTGTCCCACCATGACGGCCACCCGACAATTTCCTTCAACCGGCCTTGACAGCTGGTCGAGTCAAATGGGAGTGTCCTCAAAGCCGAACACAAAGTCACTGTCATCCGCTCAAGGCAAGGGAAAGGCAAGGGTCTAGGACACAATGCCTTAAGCTGAGGAAGATCAAACAAGATAATGCTGCTTAGTTTTGAGAAGAGTGTTTGATGATTTTCGTAGTTTAAGAGCATTTGATCATCACGTATAACTTCTTCCAGCAATTTACAGCCTTGTAAATGAAGGGACTCGAGGTTTGGGACATGCATAAGCCAACTCATTTCGACCATTGAGCAATTTGTTATAGTGACAGAATGAAGGTTTCGAAAGCCAGTGGAATCATATGCCGAGTCTTGAATCACTGTCATCTGGTTTAAATTCCGACAGTTTCTGATTTCAAGTCTTTCAAGATTTATCATCTGATCGATAGATGAATATGGTACAATgattttggtcatatttttgcaCCTTTTGAGGTATAAGTTCCTTGTACACCTCCTTAACCTCTCAGAACCCAATAGCTTTGTTACCGATTCAAGTGTTGTCAGTATCAAGCTCAAGTCTTGCAGGTTTTCTGACAGTTGTAGCTCATGTAGTAGGCATTCCTTACCATTCGACAAGACATTATCTTCGATAACTTCATCTAAAGAGTCGTCTGAACAAGTATAGTTCATGCTTAACACTCTAAGATGCAGGAATTTACTAATCACATCTTGAGGAATAGTTGTCAGGTCCATCATATTGTTCAGCAACAAATGTCTCATTTTTGTCAGGTTTCTGAATTCTGCAGGTAAACTCTCTACCCTTGTTCTCGACAAATCTAGGTATTGTAAAGTAACCAACATGGTAATTTCCTCGGGTAACTCAGCTAAATCACGGTTATTCGACAGATCAAGCACTCTCAAGGCGGGCAGATGAAGGAAGAATCCGGAAGGGAATAGGGTTAATCCGCAATCTCTGACAACTAATGTTCTGAGATCAGGGCAGGTGGGTGAATTACAGATTTTATCAGCCCCGAAAACTGCAATTTTTTCAGCTTTATCCCATTTTGCAATTCTAATTGCATCGATTATTCTGGTCTTATGTTCTACCACTATTTTATCCCCTTCATTAGTATCTTCGTTAGATATCCACAAACCCATATCCCTAATCACAGCATGCATTTTAATGGAGTCTGCAGAGACACCGTCTTTATTCGATTCCAACAAGCATGCATTTTTCAGGATTTCAATGAAATCGTTCCCTTGGTGACGAGCCTCATTTATATCATATGGATTGTTTATTAGACCGTCACTGATCCAATACTCTATTAGGGTCTCTTTAGGAATATCATAGTTTTCAGGAAAGATTGAGCAGTATAAAAAACATTGTTTGATTGTTTCGTCATTCAAACTGTCATAACTAAACCTCAAAACCTGAAAGACATGATCTCTCATACCTTGAAACTTTGATGGAGAATCCTTCAAAACTTGTACCGCTCTTTTCCAAAGCCGAGGATCCTTTTTCCCTGCCATAGCACGTCCTATGGTGATTAAAGCGAGTGGCAAGCCATGACATTCCTCAGAAACAGTCTGAGCAAGATTTCGTATTTCAGGATGAGATTTCAAAGTGTCATCCCCGACCTTGGTATTGAAGAGGATATTGGCTTGGGATTTAGCCAAACAGGTCACTTCGATCCTCGTTTGAGCTTCCATTTGGCTACACACCTCTTGAAACCGCGTTGTAAACACAACTTTGCCCTTGTTCCCGTCACTTGAAAGAGGAACCCCTACTCGTGCAAGGTCAATTCGTTCCATCATGTCATCGAGAAGCAAAACAAACTTCTTCCCTTTCAAAAACTTGTAAATTGAGGCAGCCTTTTCATGTTCTGTTTTCCTATGCCAATTTGCATCCTTCAAATTCACCCTATTGTGGATGATTTCCTGCATCTCATCCACCTTAGTTTGTTTCGACATCACCACCCAAATTGCCAACTTAAATTCATGATTTCGATGAACAAACTCGTTATTGATTTTTGTCAAGAGGGTAGTTTTTCCGACACCACCTAAGCCATACAACCCAATGACACCGACTTTTTCATCAACTATACACTTCCATACATCCCTAAAGATCAATTCTAACCCCACAACATTTTCCAAGGGCCTTTCCTCAGCCAAATCATAGGGTAACTCATCAGCCACAACTTCAAAACATCCCTTAGACGATTCTTCCTTCACCTTAACAAGCGCCCTCTCAACTCTTCCTCCAACCCGATGGCTTGAACCAAAGTTCTTAGGACAACGGCCCCACAAACACTTGCTTTGCACTTCGCGTTCACCCCTTTCAATGATCCGACTAGCTTCTTTCTCTAAGATTTCGGACCTTTGAAGCCATCCTTCAACTTGCTTTCGAGTACGCACCACTTGGTGTTGCTCGGCTAGCTCAACTCTCCTCTTAACATCTTCGTTTAAGTCCCGCAGTCCTTCTGTTGCACATCGTAAAGACTGCAGATTGTTTTCAAGCTCGCCGACAAGAGTTACATGGGGAGAAACACAGTCCCACAAACATTTTATGACTTGCAAAACTGATGCAACGAAATCTAAAGCTCCCATAAGAAGCAATGTTTATTTAATAAAATCACACTGAAAAGTGATCTAGTGGTTGTTAGTTAACTAACCAAAATATGATTATGGTTCAGAACATATTAGTTAAGTAACTAAGAGATGACTTTGACTTGAGCCTTTAAAAAGGAGCAAAGAAGACTAACTATAGTCACCTTAGCCCCACCTAGTTTGAAATTATCACAGCTTCACTATCATATATTCATATGTTCCCATCGGAATTTCTCGGAAATAATTGGGTCGCAATTCTCTTATGATTATCACAAATTTTTATATAAGACGGGCATGATTATAAAATGAAAATGTGGTGTTACTATGCCacattcataattaaattaattagcagCTGCGGATCATACTCCATATACAAGAAATAagattattattataattatttccAATAGAACACCAGAAACTAACAAATAGGAAAATATAATGGAATAAAAAAATAACTCTATCTCTTATGCAAGAGATTTCATGATAAGCTTATTGTGAATTTGTGATGGTGTCTCATGTAAGAATTAGTGCAAAATCAAAGCTACAACATTTGCTTACCATGCTTACGAAACATTTCTCTCCAACCACTATTTTGTTTCTGAATGATCTTAATCTGAGACAGAGAGCATCAAAACCGAAAATCCGGGACTAAACTTGTACTGTAGTTAAATAGGCAACAACGATGAATTAAGGTTAAGACTATCAACACAAAAAATCAAAGACCTTCAATTATATTAGCATTTGTTACATAATTAATTTTGCCAGTCCAACCATCAAACTTTTTTTTAATACAACATAAAAGAAGATCAATACCACAATCGACTAGAAATTCGCTTAAGTAATCAGTACAGTAGAGCTTCTGAATACACCTAATTAAAGAAAGGGAACTATGATGATTCTGCTTTTCCATCGCTAATTGGAAGATAAACACCTTCGGCTGCTAGCCAAACGTtgtcccttcctttttctttgacaccGCAAACCTGCAGAGAATTGGTTTATGTCATATACTACCCAAATCATAAATAATTATACGTGACAGTCTTATGTCAAACCAACCCATTAGCCCAATAATTAAGTGAGCAATAACGATTTCAGCTAGACTCACATGTGAGTTTCTTACAAtactcaaacaacaacaacatcagagccttaatcccaaaatgatttggggttggcTGACataaatcatcctttagaaccgtcaaTGGGTGAACCCACaactcaaaatgcgaatagaaaaggtaaaatgaaaaacaaaagggagagcaaAATGTAATGCAAGGTCAAGGTAAacttaaaaggttttaaaatcgaattccggattttttttataaaaacttaaaatttaaatcgagagaaaatattaaaaggattttgaaaaccgaaatagaattaggAATCCGGATTTCTTACAATACTCAAAcaggtgaaaaaaaaaagaaacagaaaTCAAGAATGAACTGGTATCAGGAAATGGGAAACAAATGTTTTACATGTTTAACTGTCCATAACCATAAAATCTGAAAATGTGGCCATTGACGGCAAAAGGGGGAATAACTTACAATGTAACAAAGTAAGCTACTCGACTAGGTAGCACCAGAAAGTCGACAACTAAATCTAGCACTACAAAGCCATACCTAGTGATAACATAAACATTAATcagatattctacatggtactcctcaaattttcgactttctacatggtacccctacactttttaaaacacaTGGTACCCTTAATTGTtttcattatcactaagtgtacccctaaactttattttccatcaattaaACTCGATTTTAGGCGTTAGGTAATgccttggacgcgtaaccaaacttgtcatttattatcccatgacataaggactctattaggctcaatatccgtctcgatcctaatatttattgatatatatgaaCTGAAAAATTTTTGACGGAAAACTTATTGATTccttgccaaattatcacgtccaaagatggatattgagcctaatagagtccttatgtcatgggatgataaatgacaagcttggttacgcgtccaagtaatcaTTTAACGCCTAAAACctagtttaattgacggaaaataaagtttaggggtacaattagtgataatgacaacaattaggggtaccatgtatgttttaaaaattgtaggggtaccatgtagaaagtcgaaaaattgaggggtaccatgtagaatatcccaacATTAATTAACATTAACAAAACAACATTAAGAGAAACTAAATCGATGGTTGGATGGAAAAGAACGGAGGGTTGGCCATGAGCACCCGAACCAGCTTCAAACGCATGCTTGACCTCCGGAAAGCATTGGCATATATGAGTCGCAGAGAGCCATGATAAGGTGTACTTCCACTCTTACGAAaagaatgaagaaagaaaaagcGATAAGCAAGACAACGAAGTCTGCCATCAACGGAGATGACTCTCCTACACCTTAGAAATAGAACCCATTGACCATATGAGTCAGACTCCAGAAAGATGAGCAAGAGAAAAGCTGCCAAAAGAGAGAACCACTTGAACAACCCCAGGCCAAAAACATCTAGAAAAGGGCACAATACACACCGTATGTAAATCAACCCTTGCCATTATTAACCCGACAACTAAAGCAatcaacccatagataaggggaCAGGACACCCCAGACATCCATGAAAAAGACGATAAGTTAAACCTATAGAAGGTTATTATTCGGTGCAATAAAAAATACGTTACGTACAGATAAAACATACATTGGCAAGTGGAAGCCACATTGGCAAGTGGAAGCCACCGCATCTGACCCAACCAACACCACTACCAACTCCTCAATTCCACCCTACCGACCACGCCTCAGACATACACAACAGGGTCCTCAGCAGCCGAGGACTCACTCCCACCAAAGAAAAAGAGCGGACCTCACAAGCCAACCACGAAGACACGGCAGACCCTTAACACACCAAAACCCGACACAGATCGACTCCGAGACTCCAAATTCCAACCGACTCCCCCAGGACCATCAGCTTACATGCAACAGAACCAAACCAGAGGACAACTCAGACCGACCGACACAAACAAGAAGAGGAGAAGGGACCGGCCGGTGGGGGAAGGGGAAACACCAGAAAGTTCCAAAACCACAACCACATAAAAAAACAGCGACACAAAGACAAGACTATGCTCATCAACAAGACAGACGATCTCAAGGACTGACGGATTCTTACCAGGGGCGAGGGAGAGGGGAATCGCCCCTGGCTTGCATGCAAGCCATTCGGTGATAGGACAGCAGAACGGAGGAACGGAACGACCTCGGAAACACGAACTGAAACACCAAACCCGTCCACCGGACTAACGAGGAGCGCAGATCCGTCACAAGCAGGTGGAGTAAACCCAAACCAAGGAAGACCGTAACACACATGAGACGTGGATGATTGCCGGAGATAGGTTAAAAGGAGAACCCATCTCCGGCAATCGTGTAGGGGGAGAAGAAGAGAGGAGGTGTGGAAGGGAGAGGCGGCGGCTGATttaattagggttttgttttggggGAAAGAAGAGAGATAAAGTTTAGAGAAATACGGGTACAAAAAGTTTAGACTTAAGATGTAGCCATTAATACAATGGAAATTTGTAATTCCCATGACTTATAAAAGTGACGACTAGTTTGGTTGACACAATTCACACGAATCTACGGATTCCAATTCCTGAAGGTGGAGTACGTTGCTTAACTAGTTTCCATAGATAAGTGAGAATTCTTGTGAAACTCCAATTCATACATGCAACAAACAACTTCTACAAATTCACACGAAACATGGTATCATAGGAATTACAACT
Encoded here:
- the LOC141599677 gene encoding small ribosomal subunit protein eS12-like, translating into MSGEEPVVAAVENPSPLGETMDLMTALQLVLKKSMAHGGLARGLHEGAKAIEKHGAHLCLLAEDCDQPDYVKLVKALCSEHNVNLLTVPSAKTLGEWAGLCKIDSEGNARKVVGCSCVVVKDYGEESEGLNVVQQHIKSH
- the LOC141600959 gene encoding putative disease resistance protein At5g63020; translation: MGALDFVASVLQVIKCLWDCVSPHVTLVGELENNLQSLRCATEGLRDLNEDVKRRVELAEQHQVVRTRKQVEGWLQRSEILEKEASRIIERGEREVQSKCLWGRCPKNFGSSHRVGGRVERALVKVKEESSKGCFEVVADELPYDLAEERPLENVVGLELIFRDVWKCIVDEKVGVIGLYGLGGVGKTTLLTKINNEFVHRNHEFKLAIWVVMSKQTKVDEMQEIIHNRVNLKDANWHRKTEHEKAASIYKFLKGKKFVLLLDDMMERIDLARVGVPLSSDGNKGKVVFTTRFQEVCSQMEAQTRIEVTCLAKSQANILFNTKVGDDTLKSHPEIRNLAQTVSEECHGLPLALITIGRAMAGKKDPRLWKRAVQVLKDSPSKFQGMRDHVFQVLRFSYDSLNDETIKQCFLYCSIFPENYDIPKETLIEYWISDGLINNPYDINEARHQGNDFIEILKNACLLESNKDGVSADSIKMHAVIRDMGLWISNEDTNEGDKIVVEHKTRIIDAIRIAKWDKAEKIAVFGADKICNSPTCPDLRTLVVRDCGLTLFPSGFFLHLPALRVLDLSNNRDLAELPEEITMLVTLQYLDLSRTRVESLPAEFRNLTKMRHLLLNNMMDLTTIPQDVISKFLHLRVLSMNYTCSDDSLDEVIEDNVLSNGKECLLHELQLSENLQDLSLILTTLESVTKLLGSERLRRCTRNLYLKRCKNMTKIIVPYSSIDQMINLERLEIRNCRNLNQMTVIQDSAYDSTGFRNLHSVTITNCSMVEMSWLMHVPNLESLHLQGCKLLEEVIRDDQMLLNYENHQTLFSKLSSIILFDLPQLKALCPRPLPFPCLERMTVTLCSALRTLPFDSTSCQGRLKEIVGWPSWWDSLEWNDDGIEPIFRAHFRSSN